The genomic stretch TATCGTCCTCATAATAAGATTATAAAATATCCTTTTTTATTTCTTCAATATGTTTTATTGCTATCATCTTTAAGGTTTACTTTTTACTTTCAAAATACTTTATCAACTCATACTTATTTATAATATGGCTGTGCAATAATATACTTTATAGAATTTAAGTTAATTCTATTATTTTTTCTATATCATCAGGCTGTTTTGTATTTTCAGCAATTTTATTTACTTTTATCTGTCCACAACTTAAGCATTTGTGTATTATCTGAAATCCTTTCTTAGAGTGCATCTTAATTCCTATAGGTTCCATAAGTCCTTTACAAGAACTTAATCTATCTCCAGGAATTACATCTACATGCTTTGAGTATAGGCAAAAGGGACAGTGATTTCTAAAACTACCATTACTTAATGGTAAAACTTTTTTACCACAGTATTCACAATTAAATGATGTATTTTCTTTATTTCTACTCATATTCTACTCCTTTAATAGATATTTTTAATCTATATAAAGGAGTAGGGTTCCGTTCATTCTTCTTAATATTAAGTTATAGGCTTGAGTAAAGTATTGACAAATTCACCGCTGTTCCTTTAGGTTTGCGATTAATTCCAGTTCCTACTTCATTAAGACATATTTCATCCTTAAATCCGAACCATGACTAATTTTATGATTTTATATTAGCCACTGTAAGGCTGATATTTGCCACCTTCCACTGGTAAGTGTACTTTACTTTCACTATCAAAAGGCATCGTCCCCTACTTAAATATGAGTATAATAATATATTTTTTTCTTGTATTTTTCACTTCTTATCCTCCATTATAATAGTACACAGCCATATATTGTTACTAACTTTGTATTTTATCATAAGTGTCACCTATTAAAACAATGTCTAGTCCACTCTTTATTCTTGATTACAACTTTTCCCTTCTTTAAAACTTTTGCATAAAACAGCTATAGATTCATAGCCCTGTATTTTAAAGTCCTTTATAATTTCTATTAGTTTGTCGTCTAGGGAAAGCCTAGTACTTTTATAAACAATTTATGGTGAAATTCCACTACGGCTAAAAGATTCTAGTTTTACTGAATCATCTATAAATTTTGAACTAAAGTCTATAATGTCATCAGTGGATCGAAGGCCTTTGGACATGGTTAATAAGGTAACTGCTTTTATGTCTAA from Tissierellales bacterium encodes the following:
- a CDS encoding RNHCP domain-containing protein, whose translation is MSRNKENTSFNCEYCGKKVLPLSNGSFRNHCPFCLYSKHVDVIPGDRLSSCKGLMEPIGIKMHSKKGFQIIHKCLSCGQIKVNKIAENTKQPDDIEKIIELT